tcaacaacgcaaaaaatgcgtgtatcactgcttccagtagctaCACAGGTGgttaatcatctttattactagattcacctacttttatcaattttaaagcagttaatttgactttattcaaggtcaaattagtttacccactagtggataaaatgcgtttctacccgctggtattaaaggacaaaacacgtgtttccgagctagtgaggggaaaaatacatacaaaaatacatacTAGAggtgcaccgaatattcggttactattcggtatccggcctattcggcccttattttaatattcggccggataccggatagtgacgtactatccggccggataccggatgtgctatttttgattgaatgattttgggctaaacaaattaaatgtaaaaaaaaaaacatttaaacaaaaacggattccgcgcgaagttcactacgaaacaagtcaaaacctgcacgacgcgcccgctccctgcttaaattgtaggattgtaggtaaaattctgctttccgaatattcggcggccggataccgaatattcggccgatggtttggccgaatattcggtatccggtatccgaccaaacaactattcgttgcatctccaatacatacaatcacgcctgtttcccagatctccatttgctacgatcctgacaaaacACTTTCCCTTCACTCAGTTTcataaagctgagtttagaccagcaagttattgctgcatgTTTTGACGCAACTATAAGTAAGactgagtggcaaatatctttatctctttcttgcatatacttacTTCTGTTTCAAAaattgcagcaataacttgcacgtctaaactcagttTTACGTTCCTCATACATGCCAAATAAAATGTCAGGGAAATTAgatgttttttcgcaactgggagccgatttttgaatgtcgaccattcgatttcATGAATTTCGTTGAATAATATCACCACTAGTAATTTAAATTTGatcaaggaccatataatacctacgggactgacaaagcccatacaaaaaagcgtacccttgAAATGTATGGCCCTTTTAGGCTTAGGTTttgcagcctgaaagtggccaaaatcatattttgcacaaatatttttgcgtgttttaattttttataggaacaaataacatatttgagcaattcttttttttgccaataaaaaagttttgtttgttttatggaattttaggtcaaaaatattgtactcagaatcacgagtaggtactttcaatctcactgggagacaaaaagtgtcacagaatttccatacatttttgttactttcctcttttgttaccccatacaacatgtacggaaaatggtaacaaaataagaaaaaaatcgtatgggacaattttttttacgaaTAGGATTGAAAAAACTAATAATTCTGAGtaaaaatagcattttttttttcaaaaatatcacacttcataaaagtggcaaaaaaagaagaaatgctcatttccatattttttattatttatttccaatgtagttatgatagtatttaatagatggcgctaaaacttgagatacgattcttagtatgaatatTGTAAATTCTATATGAATTATTCTTACCCggagtaaaaaaaaacctaaaaaaaataacttactcTTAAGTTTGTGCTTCTTCTCAATCTCATGGAGCATATTCTCGAGATGGTTGATAATCCAGTAATAGTTCTCGACGTATTTGAGGAATGTGATAAGGTCCGTCGTGTGAGCGTCGAAGTTGTACAGGTCTGTGGTTAGCGTAGAGTTGTAGATGTCTATCATTCTCCTGTAGCACTCCTGTAAGCACAGAGGCagagtataaaaccagtaataatacaaagaaaaaatgaccaatgcCAACGAATGACCAATGCAATGTACGGCAACGCCATCTCTGTTCGCTAGCTCGTAATCACAtgtgttgattcagttaggaggtcgaactagtttcggttctacctcagagatggcggggggcgccaagctctcggtaattgtgtcatatacttgaaaatttcgacccttgctttcgtgtaccgatggccgagtggttgactggttgaggcatccgtccggttaacggagtacacTGGTTCGTATCCAGCGTGGAACACAATAACAATTGCATTTCTCTAgcacttattttttattaaaatttaattttaaacgaGTTGGTCCTGATTTTCTTttcaaaacaacaaaaaaatttaaaaaaaatgcacgtCGGTCAAAAAAATTTTAGGAAAGCGTGGTGAGATAGGGAACAACCCTACCTATCCGCCATTTATCCTACATATCCGGCGCGTACTAGAGATTAACGCCGCTGATTAACTACTGAGTCATCTTTATACTTACAGGCccttatacaaatatatgaacgtgtttcttctatctaaatcaaCTTCTGTGGTAGATACTATcggccttagtgcgttttcacattgttcggtacattgaagccgccatctttgatttttgcctttgaaatccttccgacatccgatcggatatttatttatttattatttggagaaccaacagcttaCAATTCAGAATAAAcaatatcactacatagtataaaacaaagtcactttttctgtccctatgtccctatgtccctttgtatgcttaaatctttgaaactacgcaacggattttgatgcggttttttttaatagatagagtgattcaagaggaaggtttatgtgtataataacatccattaaatagtggagaagtactgttatttttgaggtttctaatgtgatgtcgtaaataattacatgcgggtagattatatttatttgtctaccccgaacatttatataaattaatatcgggtagttttgtgttgtttacatctccggtgacattttgctgggacgtcagtcttccgcgaccacggccagtgcaacctggccgaaacgttgggaaaaaaggtaaaaataatgttaattaatcgcattcgacctgtatgtgactttaaatatgtgtacaaagcgcgagaacttagtgttatcttgaaaagggatagggatagcgatagggatagcgatagggatagcgatatcactacatagtataaaacaaagtcgctttctctgtccctatgtccctttgtatgcttaaatctttgaaactacgcaacggattttgatgcggtttttttttaatagatagagtgattcaagaggaaggtttatatgtataataacatccattaacactttcgctaccaagaacccgactgtcgggtacaccgctcgtagaagcgtagccgattacatgggtttccccgtatgtagcgaaaatgtcgtagcgccgcgtagagcccggtttcgaaagtgttaaatagtggagaagtactgttatttttgaggtttctaatgtgatgtcgtaaataattacatgcgggtagactatatttatttgtctaccccgaacatttatataaattaatatcgggtagttttgtgttgtttacatctccggtgacattttgctgggacgtcagtcttccgcgaccacggccagtgcaacctggccgaaacgttgggaaaaaaggtaaaaataatgttaattaatcgcattcgacctgtatgtgactttaaatatgtgtacaaagcgcgagaacttagtgttatcttgataagggatagggatagcgatagggatagcgatagggatagcgatatcactacatagtataaaacaaagtcgctttctctgtccctatgtccctttgtatgcttaaatctttgaaactacgcaacggattttgatgcggttttttttttaatagatagagtgattcaagaggaaggtttatatgtataataacatccattaaatagtggagaagtactgttatttttgaggtttctaatgtgatgtcgtaaataattacatgcgggtagattatatttatttgtataccccgaacatttatataaattaatatcgggtagttttgtgttgtttacatctccggtgacattttgctgggacgtcagtcttccgcgaccacggccagtgcaacctggccgaaacgttgggaaaaaaggtaaaaataatgttaattaatcgctttcgacctgtatgtgactttaaatatgtgtacaaagcgcgagaacttagtgttatcttgataagggatagggatagcgatagggatagcgatagggatagcgatagggatagcgatagccatagcgttagcgatagcgataacgatagggatagagatagggatacggatacggatacggaaacggatacggatacggataatatgggtatcgttagagggatacggataatcggtcggcggtctcttacaatcaaagtgctctaagacgatcgttgtttgcttgcttgaagattacgtttgcgataagtataagcaaaatgtaaaaaattgtaagggataatagaaaaaagtactttttacccaccgatcatatagtgtcgaaatacgggctatgtgggatgtttataaaggtttccccagcgtatatagaattacctacgctgtggtcgatgtgtaatatttctacaatcattgcaagcaaaagtattatgtgcaatcgaaataatcgcagataaatataccagagaaacctaaggatccaaatgaaaatcttaatgaatacttttattacgcgggcgaagccgcgggtaaaagctagtaaacaaTATAACCCTAGTAACAAACAGCCAATTATAGGTTCCCACCAGTAGTAACAGGTTATCAAACAAATGGTGGTTAGTACTACATTACTATCTACGTGTATCTCACTGACACGTGATGATTATTACGTCTTGGAAAAGCAAAACTTAGTACTAAATTAATATATAAGTACATCAACAAGTTATACCTGTATAGTATTCTACATTAACAATCTATATATAATATGTTGTCGCTCGTGGCTATCTATATATAATATTGCTAAAAGGCACTTACTTCCATGGTCCTCAAGACAAAGCCAATTTCGAAGCCAGGGGTGTTGATGTTGTTCTGCCGTATCGGATCCGTCTTGTTCATCTCATACTCGATCTCCAGCAGTGTGGAGCGCACGAAGTTTATTATCATATCCTGTGTGCCCATTGTAGTAGTACCCTCCgccatggggtctcatccggaacagtgcaaaattatttccaaatagaaatcatagatggcgctaagtgtcacgattgacgattattatttttttatcaaatagatttaaaggtatttgaagcgtcataaattaagtacattataaattaaatacaaacatcgatgacaacacaaatttaatgcattatcttagaaattttcaaa
This Leguminivora glycinivorella isolate SPB_JAAS2020 chromosome 24, LegGlyc_1.1, whole genome shotgun sequence DNA region includes the following protein-coding sequences:
- the LOC125238722 gene encoding uncharacterized protein LOC125238722 isoform X2 is translated as MLDMIINFVRSTLLEIEYEMNKTDPIRQNNINTPGFEIGFVLRTMEECYRRMIDIYNSTLTTDLYNFDAHTTDLITFLKYVENYYWIINHLENMLHEIEKKHKLKMAGIFENYHEFTIHSPTTKRIRFSSQWVVSMTSRTKRPKQTWWKLDYGWDQMAAWR
- the LOC125238722 gene encoding uncharacterized protein LOC125238722 isoform X1; this translates as MAEGTTTMGTQDMIINFVRSTLLEIEYEMNKTDPIRQNNINTPGFEIGFVLRTMEECYRRMIDIYNSTLTTDLYNFDAHTTDLITFLKYVENYYWIINHLENMLHEIEKKHKLKMAGIFENYHEFTIHSPTTKRIRFSSQWVVSMTSRTKRPKQTWWKLDYGWDQMAAWR